Proteins found in one Candidatus Nitrosopelagicus brevis genomic segment:
- a CDS encoding SDR family oxidoreductase, protein MTVAKKFVENGASVVILGRRKEPLDSTSEMLTKIINEKNSKGFVKIFSGVDVSDEKSVTEMFDALKNEGINIDVIVNNAGVSGPVTCFPHAPLEDFRSTVDIHLTGTFWTSVQALKVMKEGGKIITISTFFAEERPLEQRPYRFRGPYTASQGAKNRLVEAMSWELTEKGIISIGTNPGPVHSDRIYKTVYPKAASEFLRVSGFEDLTPAEVEAANKEIVGLLGEDEDTIKNGIKAAAEKLGKQESTFTNLLNKVQSIAEKIQKNTSTMIADQQFLSQDQVATTVLTLSDDQQAKILNGKIIPGDRVFYPVRSHITSVPETVKQYDYSSKIAVLTIDATDEEDAKKAEEIATNVQANGGQAICFISDKCSKEIQDSIGNKFHSHVIDFSNNEEITRWFNTAKSKGDIEVFIHITGKVPTISKLTELSRSEWDELTDKFINIPATVSQNAMGIFVPNGSEDPRLFKDAKGRIVIIGPDLPHGKKIGGGERAKVEVFRGALRPFATTINQELSDVLKSNVRTFLVLAGTVDGKEPNNARITDTVNYLISDDSKSSAEVIFCPDESR, encoded by the coding sequence ATGACGGTTGCAAAGAAATTCGTAGAAAATGGAGCCAGCGTCGTCATTTTAGGCAGAAGAAAGGAACCCCTTGATAGTACATCAGAAATGCTAACAAAAATCATCAATGAAAAAAACTCAAAAGGATTTGTAAAGATATTTTCAGGAGTAGATGTCAGTGATGAGAAATCAGTTACAGAGATGTTTGATGCTTTAAAAAATGAAGGTATCAACATAGATGTAATTGTAAATAATGCAGGAGTTTCAGGACCAGTCACATGTTTCCCACATGCACCATTAGAAGATTTTAGAAGTACAGTCGACATACATCTAACTGGAACATTTTGGACTTCCGTACAAGCATTAAAGGTAATGAAAGAAGGCGGCAAGATTATTACAATTTCAACATTCTTTGCTGAAGAAAGACCATTAGAGCAAAGACCATACAGATTCAGAGGCCCGTATACCGCATCACAAGGTGCAAAGAATAGATTAGTTGAAGCAATGTCTTGGGAATTAACAGAAAAAGGAATTATTTCGATTGGAACAAATCCAGGCCCAGTGCATTCAGATAGAATTTACAAAACGGTATATCCAAAAGCTGCATCTGAATTTCTCAGAGTAAGCGGATTTGAAGATTTAACACCTGCAGAAGTTGAGGCTGCAAATAAAGAGATTGTAGGATTACTTGGTGAAGATGAGGATACAATCAAGAATGGAATTAAAGCTGCAGCAGAAAAATTAGGAAAACAAGAATCAACATTTACAAATTTACTCAATAAAGTACAAAGTATTGCTGAGAAAATTCAAAAAAATACATCAACAATGATTGCTGATCAACAATTCCTATCACAAGATCAAGTTGCAACAACAGTTCTAACATTATCAGATGATCAACAAGCAAAAATTCTAAATGGAAAAATTATTCCAGGAGACAGAGTTTTCTATCCAGTAAGATCACATATTACATCAGTACCTGAGACTGTAAAACAATATGATTATTCATCAAAAATTGCAGTACTAACAATTGATGCAACTGATGAAGAAGATGCAAAGAAAGCTGAAGAAATTGCAACTAACGTACAAGCTAACGGAGGTCAAGCAATTTGTTTCATTTCAGACAAGTGTTCAAAAGAGATTCAAGATTCAATTGGAAATAAATTCCATTCACATGTAATAGATTTTTCAAATAATGAAGAAATTACAAGATGGTTCAACACAGCTAAATCAAAAGGAGACATTGAAGTATTCATACACATTACCGGCAAAGTTCCAACAATTTCAAAATTAACAGAATTATCTAGAAGTGAATGGGATGAGTTAACAGACAAATTCATCAATATTCCAGCTACTGTTAGTCAAAACGCAATGGGAATTTTTGTTCCTAATGGTTCGGAGGATCCTAGACTTTTCAAAGATGCAAAAGGACGTATCGTAATAATTGGTCCAGACCTCCCACATGGAAAGAAAATAGGAGGCGGAGAAAGAGCCAAAGTAGAAGTTTTCAGAGGAGCGCTAAGACCATTTGCAACGACAATTAACCAAGAACTAAGTGATGTTTTGAAATCAAATGTCAGAACATTCCTAGTATTAGCAGGAACAGTAGACGGTAAAGAGCCAAACAATGCCAGAATTACAGACACGGTGAATTATCTAATATCTGATGATTCAAAATCTAGTGCAGAAGTAATTTTCTGTCCTGATGAATCTAGATAA
- a CDS encoding phosphoglycolate phosphatase, with amino-acid sequence MAKKVLAVDIDGTITLNGFGKIHLQALEKLRNLKNDGHHVIFVTGRSSIEAYFLSIFGGLTLLGVGENGGCITHGEIMTHKMIGDKNECQNAFSYLKKSLDEPIKEKPVFPRLTEVVLDRTFDIKNAQAILDEEGFNVGLFDSGYAYHINSRGVDKGSGLIKALEMLNADLEDTIALGDSETDVPMFRTVKNNIAVNNSIPELKEIAKIVTTKNSGEGLLEGLSMISDQFL; translated from the coding sequence TTGGCAAAAAAAGTTCTTGCAGTAGATATTGATGGAACAATTACGCTAAATGGATTTGGAAAAATTCATTTGCAAGCACTAGAAAAATTGAGAAATCTGAAAAATGATGGGCATCATGTAATTTTTGTTACAGGTCGTTCGTCTATTGAGGCATATTTTCTATCTATCTTTGGAGGATTAACATTACTTGGAGTGGGAGAAAATGGTGGTTGCATAACGCATGGTGAAATTATGACTCACAAGATGATTGGAGATAAAAATGAATGTCAAAATGCTTTCTCTTATCTAAAAAAATCACTAGATGAACCAATCAAAGAAAAACCTGTATTCCCTAGACTTACCGAAGTTGTATTAGACAGAACTTTTGATATTAAAAATGCACAAGCGATTTTAGACGAGGAAGGATTCAATGTAGGATTGTTTGATAGTGGATATGCTTATCACATTAATTCTCGTGGAGTTGACAAAGGTTCTGGCCTGATTAAAGCACTTGAAATGCTTAATGCCGATTTGGAAGATACTATTGCATTGGGTGACAGTGAAACTGACGTCCCTATGTTTAGAACTGTCAAAAACAATATTGCGGTAAACAATTCTATTCCTGAATTGAAGGAAATTGCTAAAATTGTAACTACAAAAAATTCAGGTGAAGGTCTATTGGAAGGCTTATCAATGATATCTGATCAATTTCTATAG
- a CDS encoding OBG GTPase family GTP-binding protein, producing MGIPEKIKAIQDEIHRTQLNKATEHHIGLLKAKIAKLKREQEAEQVKKSAKKQDGFDVKRTGDATVVFIGLPSVGKSTLLNRLTGSKSAVGAFQFTTLTVVPGVMNYRGARIQVLDLPGIIKGASTGKGLGKRILSVARSADIVLLVLDVFQPYHEDVLITELGNIGIRLNQSPPNIVIEKSTTGGIAVAQQVKLKKMSEKLLKEILNIYGYTSARVVIREDIESEQLVDFINGNKTYAKAITILNKIDLVDDKFVKDVSKKLKTDFIPTSADSNKNINELKERIYNELQFIRVYLRPKGGETDFKEPLIVRKGNTVTDVCNKLHRNLKKDFRFGLVWGKSVKFGGQRVGLKHVLIDEDVLTIIKRK from the coding sequence ATGGGAATCCCAGAGAAGATTAAAGCAATTCAAGATGAGATACATAGAACACAGCTGAATAAAGCAACGGAACATCACATCGGATTATTAAAAGCAAAAATTGCAAAATTGAAAAGAGAGCAAGAAGCAGAACAGGTTAAAAAAAGTGCTAAAAAACAAGATGGGTTTGATGTAAAAAGGACGGGAGATGCTACAGTAGTTTTTATTGGATTGCCGAGCGTAGGCAAATCTACATTATTGAATAGATTAACAGGCTCAAAATCAGCAGTAGGTGCATTTCAGTTTACTACATTAACAGTAGTTCCAGGAGTAATGAATTACAGAGGTGCAAGAATTCAGGTTCTAGATTTACCAGGAATTATCAAAGGAGCCTCAACTGGAAAAGGTTTAGGAAAAAGAATTCTTTCTGTTGCAAGAAGTGCAGATATAGTGCTATTAGTTTTAGATGTTTTTCAACCCTACCACGAAGATGTTTTGATAACTGAATTAGGGAATATAGGAATTAGATTGAATCAATCACCGCCAAATATTGTTATTGAAAAATCAACTACAGGAGGAATTGCAGTAGCACAACAAGTAAAGTTAAAAAAAATGTCTGAAAAATTACTAAAAGAAATTCTCAATATTTATGGATATACAAGTGCACGAGTTGTAATTAGAGAAGATATCGAATCAGAGCAACTAGTAGATTTCATAAATGGTAATAAGACATATGCAAAAGCAATTACAATTTTAAATAAAATTGATCTGGTAGATGATAAATTTGTAAAAGATGTTTCAAAAAAATTAAAAACGGATTTTATACCAACATCTGCAGATTCAAACAAAAATATCAATGAATTAAAAGAAAGAATTTACAATGAATTACAATTTATTCGAGTTTATCTTAGACCAAAAGGAGGGGAAACTGATTTTAAAGAACCGTTGATAGTGAGAAAGGGAAATACCGTAACAGATGTTTGTAATAAACTTCATAGGAATTTAAAAAAAGATTTTAGATTTGGTTTAGTTTGGGGCAAGAGTGTGAAATTCGGAGGTCAACGAGTAGGCTTAAAGCATGTTTTGATTGATGAGGATGTTCTTACAATAATTAAAAGAAAATGA
- a CDS encoding DNA-3-methyladenine glycosylase: protein MILDKKFYERETVTVAKELIGKTLTRKFKGKKLSGIITETEAYRGKDDLASHAATKMTDRNKVMFGPVGMSYVYFTYGMYFMLNVVAKSKRQNAGAVLIRGIFPQEGIKTMIRNRGISDLSKITNGPAKITMAMDISMKENNIDVTKNSIIYISDGIPIKKIKKSPRIGISKAMEKKWNFSINPKDYF, encoded by the coding sequence ATGATTTTAGATAAAAAATTTTATGAACGAGAAACTGTAACAGTAGCAAAAGAACTCATTGGGAAAACGTTAACTAGAAAATTCAAAGGTAAAAAATTATCAGGAATTATTACAGAAACAGAAGCATATAGAGGAAAAGATGATCTTGCAAGTCATGCAGCAACAAAAATGACAGACAGGAATAAAGTAATGTTTGGTCCAGTTGGCATGTCTTACGTCTATTTTACTTATGGAATGTACTTTATGCTAAATGTTGTAGCAAAAAGCAAAAGACAAAATGCAGGAGCGGTACTAATTAGAGGGATTTTTCCCCAGGAAGGCATTAAAACTATGATTAGAAATAGGGGAATTAGTGATTTGAGTAAAATTACTAATGGACCAGCAAAAATAACAATGGCCATGGATATTTCAATGAAAGAAAATAATATCGACGTAACAAAAAATTCAATTATTTACATTAGTGACGGAATACCAATAAAAAAAATTAAGAAATCACCAAGAATTGGAATTTCAAAAGCAATGGAGAAAAAATGGAATTTCAGTATTAACCCAAAAGATTATTTTTGA
- a CDS encoding arginine--tRNA ligase codes for MVFLELLENIRKETSEILDSQNYDPVTFSVESAKPGFGDITCNVAFLLSKQLKKSPQEISKELSKLYKFDDIPQIKNVESHASGYLNFNIDYTQFTNLVINSSLQENYGSLDIGHNEKIVVEHTSVNPNKALHVGHIRNVILGDIVSKILRKGNFDVKVLNYVDDSGLQVADIIVGFTELGFSQEPPENEKFDHYCGDTVYVKTTEKYETDKQLEEKRHEILKQIEDSSSTISKMAQTITRKVLDEQLKTVWNLGVFYDCLNFESQIIHSKLWDKIFEKLKSENQIKYEETGDNAGCWVIPAEGEDDKILVRSNGVATYIAKDIPYAAWKLGLVDDPFSYKIHSTQKNSQTLYETTLDEISDHDDDKLNLSGNKVITVIDNRQIRLQKIVSGLMAKFKEEGAYTHLGYESVTLSADTVKSLGLSVDGESAQMSGRKGLYVNADTVLETLTKRVYDESKSRNENLSESELENIANIVAVGTIRYEMIKPDLDKIITFDLKNSLRLEGDTCSYIQYSYARASRILEKTETKPNFDSGFELLSSEYEKNLIKKIAMFDVQVNDSVNNFSPKVIAKYSYDLAVTFSSFYEHVKVLKSETPELLNARLCLVVSFQKTLKSSLSLLGIDAPERM; via the coding sequence ATGGTATTTCTAGAATTACTTGAAAATATACGAAAGGAGACGTCTGAAATTTTAGATTCTCAAAATTATGATCCTGTCACATTCTCAGTTGAATCTGCAAAACCTGGATTTGGTGACATAACGTGTAATGTTGCATTTTTACTCTCAAAACAGCTCAAAAAAAGCCCCCAAGAGATATCTAAAGAGCTGTCAAAATTATACAAATTTGATGATATCCCACAAATTAAAAATGTTGAATCACATGCCAGTGGGTATCTCAATTTCAATATTGATTACACACAATTCACTAATCTTGTAATCAATTCTTCTCTCCAAGAAAATTATGGTTCACTTGATATTGGACATAATGAAAAAATTGTTGTAGAACATACTTCTGTTAATCCAAACAAAGCTCTACACGTTGGGCATATTCGAAATGTAATCTTAGGTGATATTGTCTCTAAAATTCTAAGAAAAGGAAACTTTGATGTAAAGGTCTTAAATTATGTTGATGATTCTGGTTTACAAGTTGCTGACATCATAGTTGGTTTCACTGAACTTGGATTTTCACAAGAACCTCCTGAAAATGAAAAATTTGATCATTATTGTGGTGATACTGTATATGTTAAAACCACTGAAAAGTATGAAACCGATAAACAATTAGAAGAAAAACGGCATGAAATTCTGAAACAAATTGAAGACAGTTCAAGTACCATTTCAAAAATGGCACAAACAATTACTCGAAAAGTATTAGATGAACAACTAAAAACTGTGTGGAATTTAGGAGTCTTTTATGACTGTCTTAATTTTGAATCTCAAATCATACATTCAAAATTATGGGATAAAATATTTGAGAAATTAAAATCTGAAAACCAAATAAAATATGAAGAAACAGGCGATAATGCTGGATGTTGGGTGATTCCTGCAGAAGGCGAAGATGACAAGATACTAGTTCGTAGCAATGGTGTTGCAACGTATATTGCAAAAGATATTCCATATGCAGCTTGGAAACTAGGTCTTGTTGATGATCCATTTTCTTATAAAATTCACTCCACACAAAAAAATTCTCAAACACTTTATGAGACAACTTTGGATGAAATTTCTGATCATGATGACGATAAACTAAATTTGTCTGGTAACAAAGTGATTACTGTAATTGATAATAGGCAAATTCGTTTACAAAAAATAGTATCTGGTTTGATGGCAAAATTCAAAGAAGAAGGCGCATACACACACCTTGGCTATGAATCTGTCACTTTGAGTGCCGATACTGTAAAATCACTGGGATTATCAGTTGATGGTGAATCTGCACAAATGTCTGGTCGTAAAGGCCTGTATGTGAATGCCGATACAGTGCTTGAAACACTCACAAAACGTGTTTATGATGAATCAAAAAGCAGAAATGAGAATTTGTCTGAATCTGAACTTGAAAATATTGCAAATATTGTGGCAGTTGGAACAATCCGTTATGAAATGATAAAACCTGATTTAGACAAAATCATTACATTTGATTTGAAAAACTCTCTTCGTTTAGAAGGTGATACTTGTAGTTACATACAATATTCATACGCACGTGCATCTAGAATACTTGAAAAAACAGAAACTAAACCTAATTTTGATTCTGGATTTGAATTATTATCTTCTGAATATGAAAAAAATCTCATAAAAAAAATTGCAATGTTTGATGTACAGGTCAATGACTCTGTCAATAACTTTTCGCCTAAAGTGATTGCAAAATATTCCTATGATTTGGCAGTGACCTTTTCTTCATTTTATGAACATGTTAAAGTATTGAAATCTGAAACTCCTGAATTACTAAATGCTAGATTATGTCTTGTTGTGTCGTTCCAAAAAACTCTCAAATCTTCACTAAGTTTACTTGGTATTGATGCACCTGAAAGAATGTAG
- a CDS encoding class I SAM-dependent methyltransferase, whose amino-acid sequence MDHKIWDGMAIDYDNSVENNQDPIIVNYLKKEIDILTNLCKKVYDQNKNSSIIDMGAGTGRVIFALDERLQESTTKFYGVEVSEPMLDYAKQKNQNHEGVSKIEFLKYDLTEPNLSDYFNKGETNIVMCLYNTLGVIPSEKRQQFIDNMRCIAGEKGLTILTAFNGDEFDFIAPRLYNPMMPMIKQIDENSFDVKNKVFQNGLGFRSQWFTKEELKSMLQSNVDPIPIEVTTNDTTHTFGNVFVDRYIV is encoded by the coding sequence ATGGACCATAAAATTTGGGATGGGATGGCTATTGATTACGATAATAGCGTAGAAAATAATCAAGACCCAATTATTGTTAATTATCTAAAGAAGGAAATTGATATCCTAACAAATTTGTGTAAGAAAGTTTATGATCAAAACAAAAATTCTTCAATTATTGATATGGGGGCAGGTACAGGACGTGTCATATTTGCGCTAGATGAAAGACTACAAGAAAGCACTACCAAATTTTATGGAGTTGAGGTTTCAGAACCAATGCTAGATTATGCAAAACAAAAAAACCAAAATCATGAAGGAGTTTCTAAAATTGAATTTCTCAAATATGATTTAACAGAACCGAACTTATCTGATTATTTCAATAAAGGTGAGACAAACATTGTAATGTGTTTATACAACACGTTGGGTGTAATTCCCTCAGAAAAACGACAACAATTCATCGATAATATGAGATGTATTGCAGGTGAAAAAGGATTAACTATACTTACAGCGTTTAATGGTGATGAATTTGATTTCATAGCACCAAGATTGTATAATCCAATGATGCCCATGATTAAACAGATAGATGAAAATTCTTTTGATGTAAAGAATAAGGTTTTTCAAAATGGTCTTGGTTTTCGCAGCCAGTGGTTCACTAAAGAGGAATTAAAATCAATGTTGCAATCGAATGTAGACCCAATCCCAATCGAGGTAACCACTAATGATACAACACATACATTTGGAAATGTATTTGTAGATAGATACATTGTCTAA
- a CDS encoding tetratricopeptide repeat protein produces the protein MKDIPLLDPVTELKKLFDAKKFDAAIEFCQKLLEKDPNDPIALQNLSTAYYIVGAYEDSIKCSDKALEKDPNEEHAVKNKMLALEKLELHDQVLECCEILLSKNDKDVDALVTKGIALNKTGNHEDALTLYDLALELDKTNVDALMNMAVTLSYLERYQESIPYYDTVQQIMPDFSRASIEKSKAFKKLGREDDAFLAAQGVRLKDAELLKKDAKENKYSVQHAFLLKRYKNVEKKN, from the coding sequence ATGAAGGATATACCATTACTTGATCCAGTTACAGAATTAAAGAAATTATTTGATGCAAAAAAATTTGATGCAGCTATAGAATTTTGTCAAAAATTACTTGAAAAAGACCCAAATGACCCTATTGCATTGCAAAATCTAAGCACAGCATACTATATTGTAGGCGCATATGAAGATTCCATCAAATGTTCTGACAAGGCATTAGAAAAAGACCCAAATGAAGAACATGCAGTGAAAAATAAAATGCTTGCATTAGAGAAGCTTGAATTACATGATCAAGTTTTAGAGTGTTGTGAAATTCTATTATCAAAAAATGATAAAGATGTAGATGCGTTAGTCACAAAAGGTATTGCATTAAACAAAACAGGAAACCATGAGGATGCATTGACATTGTATGATTTAGCGTTAGAGTTGGATAAAACAAATGTAGATGCGTTAATGAATATGGCAGTAACTTTGAGTTATTTAGAACGATATCAAGAATCAATTCCATATTATGATACTGTACAACAAATTATGCCCGATTTTTCTAGAGCCTCAATTGAAAAATCAAAAGCGTTCAAAAAATTAGGAAGAGAAGATGATGCATTTCTAGCAGCACAAGGTGTAAGATTAAAAGATGCAGAATTACTAAAAAAAGACGCAAAAGAAAACAAGTATTCAGTACAACATGCATTTTTGCTTAAAAGATACAAAAACGTTGAGAAAAAGAACTAA
- a CDS encoding YqaA family protein: MDLWDFIPFFSSEVGYLGLALVSFFGSLIPFVPIPSFILLVTMSVGNQFDLHILAIIAAVTATVAKQIIFVISYGGRKIMSEKTKQRMLPFQRLVKKYGAAAAFVAAATPIPDDIIYVPLGLAKYNPLRFFIATLTGKLVLCYAIVILAHYLSGPVIDPIFEMFGITEPEDLDDPTPIIIGIVVFGAVMTAVVVLMLRMDWSRILGRFLPWTLEDDDKNQK, from the coding sequence TTGGATCTTTGGGACTTTATTCCATTCTTTTCCTCAGAAGTCGGCTATCTTGGCCTAGCGTTAGTTAGCTTTTTTGGTTCTTTAATCCCCTTTGTTCCGATTCCATCTTTTATCTTATTAGTTACAATGTCTGTTGGTAATCAATTTGATCTTCATATACTTGCAATAATTGCAGCAGTTACTGCTACTGTTGCAAAACAAATAATCTTCGTAATTAGTTATGGTGGAAGAAAAATTATGTCGGAAAAAACAAAACAACGTATGTTACCATTTCAAAGATTAGTTAAAAAATACGGTGCAGCAGCAGCATTTGTTGCCGCAGCTACCCCGATTCCAGATGATATCATATATGTTCCACTAGGTCTAGCAAAATACAATCCATTACGATTTTTTATCGCAACTTTGACAGGGAAACTTGTTTTATGTTACGCAATTGTTATACTGGCTCATTATTTGAGTGGTCCTGTAATTGATCCAATCTTTGAAATGTTTGGAATTACGGAACCTGAAGATTTGGATGATCCTACGCCAATAATTATTGGTATTGTAGTTTTTGGTGCTGTAATGACTGCCGTAGTTGTATTGATGTTAAGAATGGATTGGAGTCGTATACTTGGACGCTTTCTTCCTTGGACTCTAGAGGATGATGATAAAAATCAAAAATAA
- a CDS encoding Lrp/AsnC ligand binding domain-containing protein: MAQAFVLINCELGSEEHIISELKTFDDIEEVHGTFGAYDIIAKVSSESVDKIRETITWKIRKIEKIRSTLTLTKIEGQGE; encoded by the coding sequence ATGGCTCAAGCATTTGTTTTAATAAATTGTGAATTAGGTTCAGAAGAACACATTATTTCAGAATTGAAAACATTTGATGACATCGAAGAAGTTCATGGGACATTTGGTGCATATGACATAATAGCAAAAGTGTCATCAGAATCAGTTGATAAAATTCGAGAAACTATCACATGGAAAATACGTAAAATTGAGAAAATTCGCTCTACCTTGACACTAACTAAGATTGAAGGTCAAGGAGAATAA
- a CDS encoding sulfite exporter TauE/SafE family protein, translating into MYENLWLIPLGFAAGVLGSIVGLGGGIIAVPAMTFAGFPPALAASNSLFAAFSNSVASTVSYARQKRVEFGIGIKLGLMCIPGTILGAFVSDMMTPVTFQILFAFVLIASAVYIFIKRAIDEKPYNKTALMMIFSAGASFFAGIISSLFGIGGGIIFVPLMVIGIGIPMRRAAPTAQLILMFASLSGLLVHSALGHPDYLQAFFLAVGAFGGGLLGARLSLEIKERKLKILVTIVLLAAAVKLIIDSMEALF; encoded by the coding sequence ATGTATGAAAATTTATGGTTAATTCCATTGGGATTTGCAGCCGGCGTATTGGGTTCTATTGTAGGACTAGGCGGTGGAATAATTGCAGTACCTGCAATGACATTTGCTGGATTTCCTCCTGCATTGGCAGCAAGTAACAGTCTTTTTGCAGCATTTAGTAATTCTGTTGCCTCTACTGTATCTTATGCACGTCAAAAACGTGTTGAATTTGGAATTGGAATAAAACTTGGATTGATGTGTATTCCTGGCACGATTTTAGGTGCATTTGTCTCTGATATGATGACTCCTGTTACATTCCAAATTCTATTTGCATTTGTATTGATAGCATCTGCTGTTTACATATTCATCAAACGTGCAATCGATGAAAAACCATACAACAAAACTGCTTTAATGATGATTTTTTCTGCAGGTGCTAGCTTCTTTGCAGGAATTATTTCCAGTTTATTTGGTATTGGTGGTGGAATTATCTTTGTACCATTAATGGTTATTGGAATAGGAATTCCAATGAGAAGGGCTGCACCTACTGCCCAATTAATCTTGATGTTTGCATCTCTTAGTGGTCTTTTAGTTCATTCTGCATTAGGCCATCCTGATTACTTACAAGCCTTTTTCTTAGCAGTTGGTGCATTTGGTGGAGGTCTACTTGGCGCCAGATTATCATTAGAAATCAAAGAAAGAAAATTAAAAATTCTTGTAACAATAGTTCTTTTAGCAGCTGCTGTAAAACTAATTATCGATTCGATGGAGGCTCTTTTTTAA
- a CDS encoding SIMPL domain-containing protein: MDTRINIAVIVGVVFVLAFAVTLTQYENQAVSQDAEFEISDELMTHWIEKYDPSQNTISVSGSATASSEPDTLIVVLGVDSEAKTANESLSQNSNSLNAVISSLTNSGISEDDIQTSNFRIYPLYDFSDSKDKQILIGYRVSNMLSIQTDKIDSAGNVIDIAVSSGANRVDNVSFQLSDEKSQKISDDLISNAILDATQKAEKALVPLKQQIVGVKSVIIHDNAMPFYDSPMRSSFAGMAMESSMKSAPIMSGDEEIRTDVSVVFYIAQK; the protein is encoded by the coding sequence ATGGACACTCGTATCAACATCGCTGTAATAGTTGGTGTTGTATTTGTTTTAGCCTTTGCTGTAACTTTAACCCAATATGAAAATCAAGCTGTATCTCAAGACGCTGAATTTGAAATAAGTGATGAGCTAATGACTCACTGGATAGAAAAATACGATCCTTCACAAAATACCATTTCAGTTTCAGGTAGTGCAACTGCTTCTTCAGAACCCGATACATTAATTGTTGTTCTTGGTGTTGACTCTGAAGCAAAAACTGCAAATGAATCTTTGTCTCAAAATTCTAACTCATTAAACGCAGTAATCTCATCATTAACTAATTCTGGAATATCTGAAGACGACATTCAAACATCGAATTTTAGAATCTATCCGTTATATGATTTTTCAGATTCAAAAGATAAACAAATTCTAATTGGTTATCGTGTATCCAACATGCTGTCCATTCAAACTGATAAGATTGATTCGGCTGGAAACGTAATTGATATTGCAGTGTCTTCTGGTGCAAACCGTGTTGATAATGTTTCATTTCAACTTTCAGATGAAAAATCCCAAAAAATTAGTGATGATTTAATTTCCAATGCTATACTTGATGCAACACAAAAAGCAGAAAAAGCACTTGTGCCATTGAAGCAACAAATTGTTGGAGTAAAGTCTGTAATTATCCACGACAATGCCATGCCATTTTATGACAGTCCTATGAGATCTTCATTTGCTGGAATGGCAATGGAGTCTTCAATGAAATCTGCACCAATTATGTCTGGTGATGAAGAAATTAGAACTGATGTAAGTGTAGTTTTCTACATTGCACAGAAATAA